The Festucalex cinctus isolate MCC-2025b chromosome 16, RoL_Fcin_1.0, whole genome shotgun sequence sequence tatttgttttcaaaagcgtgatacatttccaccacaatactcttttctgaataaagtcagacgccattaccgccagccactacttttctgttcgttcgttcgtatcactgcgcggcgccctgtagaacgctaaccgacgcactgcagccagctagctgatacttccgcctgaagttgtttgccttttcggagcaggtctgatctcacgaagaggtgggttggtcagctcagccatgcttgttgttgttttgaatctcgaggcgtgagttgtggatgtgtactctcggtccgtcccaaaaagcgtcccgaagaccgcgcgcgctactgcgtttcagttccgcgtacttttcgctcgtttcgcttcccttggcatatttatataatcggaatttggacgtttgtgaatcgttctcgattgttccacggccgaatcgtgaataatctaagaatcggaaattttgcacacctctactgtATAGCCATTTCAGTGTGAggtgagttgttttttgtttgttttttgctgtccTCGGCAGGGCTCAGTTCTTATATCTCGCTTTGGGAATGCCTGTATGAGGTCACAACGTTGCAAGAAGAAGATGTATTGCTACTTAAAGACAGGTTAAAAGATTCCCGCGTCCACTTCTTGACTGCCTGGAACCGCCTTCTCCACGGTATCCCATTCCTCCATCCCCCTCCTCCGAAATCCATTAGCTTGCAAAGACATCCGCGCTTCACTGTGGGAACCTTATCGATCGCCCCCATTTTGCAGGGATTCCAACCAATTGTGGCTTTCTTATCTTTCCTCTCTGAGTCTTGTTCTTTTCAGCAAGATCCATGATATTTGTGTAAGTCCACATTGCTACATTGACAACGTAGTGACTCTTGCACTTGAACAGATAGTTGTCATACTCATTGTTGTCATGAGCAAACGTAATTTGGGACATGCCTGTAGAGTAAATGCTACTTTTAATCAGTGTTGACAATTGATCACACGCTGCCATCTCATTGCATTTTCTTAGATCATGCATGCTGTATTGTCATCATGATTTCTAATAGCAGCCCGCTATTGTGTTTTGTGTCTTCTCGCTTCAGAAAGTTCGGGGAGCGCCCTCAGCCACAGCGCCTCACCAGGTGAGAGACACGCACACTCGTTTGGTTTATTATTCTGTATTTTGCTTTAGAAATGATATTTTGGCTTACAGTTGGTGTATTTGTATCAGACTAAGTGTGTGTAACAGCTTATATGTGTATCTATGTGTGCGTTAACAAAGTGTAAAGTGTATGTGTCAGCACAAGGTTACTGTATTGTGTGTCTGTGCGTGCATGTATATATAAGGGtatgagagcgagagcgagagagactaAGGTGTACCGTATTTGTGTGCTTGCACATGCACGTGCAGGCAGGCTCACTGGCGGTGCAAATGTCGGGCATTGTGTTTCCAATCCTGACAGGGCTTCCCCTAAAAAGCCCCCGTAGGACTCAGTCTTTTAGCTGCCCTTTGCTGTTGCCTGACTAAAAATGAGGCGCCAGTAGTAAATCCATTAGCTTTTGGAGACTAATCTTACCTGGATGTGTATTTCATTGTGTACGGTGACACTGTTTCAGCCTCCCGCATTTGAAATCACcatatatctttttttgttcTATGGGAATTTGATTAGTACTCTGCGGTATGAGCAGGACTTGGCCACTTGTAAAGATGACAGAGCCTCTGTCGGGGCCGTCTCGTGGCGGTGTATATGGTTTCCCATGATTACTGGCGCATGTGAGGCTTTGAATCCATTCAAATGTTTTTACAAGGTGCAGCAAGGTGGATGTCGGCACTAAAAATGGCATGGCGGCTGactgtaaaacataaaaacctGCTGTGAGTGAAAGCTTAATTGCGCAATAGAAAGGCTGCGCTGTTGCGTCTGGAACGGGCCCCTGGAGCTGGGTCCTTACCTAACATTGGATTATTTCAATGAAATGAAGCTGGACCAATTTTTTGTGGCACTTATGGCAATTATCAGGGTCACTTTACATGTGGTCAATGTTTAACTGTGTAATAAAATCTGATAAGCTCGtaataacaatattaaatattcagTGGCATTTGTAAAGTGACACCACAGGGAAGGCCTGGACAATTAATCAATTTCATCAATCCATTTATTTGTcaggaatatttttttattttttttaaccagctcCTGGAGTTTAAAATGCACCCCTGTGCCTTACACTAAAATCTTTATGACTTGATGTCTGTGTGGTAAAGGAAgatcaccacaaaaaaaaaagcagttgaaCCATGAAATTTATTGGTCCTTTCATGGATCAAAGACCTGATGTGAATTTTGCAAAGAATAGCAAGTTGTACAAAAATTACTGAAACATTGAACAGTTGAGTTTGGTGGATATACAAATAAGTAGGAATTTGGATGCCATGTCACTTTTGTGTTAACTACAAAATAAAGTGACTAAAAAGAAGTACAATACTGCTTCTTGAGAATACCGGAAGTTAGAAAATAAAATTGGCTGATGTGCTCTGACTCCACATGCCAGGTTTGTGGTATCAGTGCTTTagtatttgaacattttcaagctCAAATATGAACAAAACTAGGTACGGTATCAACTCTGAAACTTGTATCGGTGAACTCAAACACGATGAGCACACTTACTGAAAAACTGTAATGTAATTGCCTTTTTAGCCAGCTGTAAATTTCCCGATCCATTTTGCACTACCTCAATGTTAATCTCCTTCAGCCGTCCCCCTCTTTCCAAAGCTCCCCTCCctcccacacacgcacgcactgtGAGGGGCCTCTTGGTTACCATAACAAAGGCCCCGTCTAACCCGAGCGTGCGGCGTGGTGTTGCGAGGCAGAGTGGGAAGCGCGAGCGTGTCAGGTGTCACTGACATCTGTGCCTGAGCGAGGGGCGCGTTGCCGGCCATGCGAGCGTCAGCCCCCCTCCTTCCCAGCCGGTCGTCAACGGTTCAGCTCAGTGCACCCCCACACCCCATCTCCATCCACGAATGGACCCAGCTGGAGGGAACTAGCGTTGCTTTTTTTTGGCCGCGGAGGCGTTAAAAGGGGGTCAACTTGAGTGTACAATATGCACACATGTTGCTTTGTACAGTGAAGCTTCGCAGGGGTTACCACCGCAAATAGTagacccccccaccaccatcaccacccACAAACAGACATTTTTTCAGATTTGCCTGAATTTAACCTTTAAATATGCCCCTTCATCTCCCTCTTCTGTCTGCCCTGTGTTGTCATTCCAGAGAAGCCATGAGGAATTACCTGAAGGAGCGAGGGGACCAAACCGTCATGATCCTGCACGCCAAGGTTGCACAGAAATCCTACGGCAACGAAAAAAGGTGAACGGTCGCACCTCACATATTTTGCAACTGTCCCGGGCTCGTAGCGGCCTGCTTTTCTTGGCCCGATCATCAGGTTGTCGCTCTGTAAATCAACCACGGAGACGGCCTCTGGAGAGTCCGAATTCAGGTTCAGGGGTTCAGCTTCTGGAAGATGATTTATGACCAATGAAGCACACAGCTGATGGTACATGAGAAGGAAAAAGTATTcaaaagtgttttaaaaaaaaaaaatccaaatgagTCCTGGATTGTAAGCGTCACTTGTTTATGAAATGGAGTGGTTTTGTTTCCCCTCATTGTCGGTGCTTGGCTGCCCTCTGCTGGAGGCAATGGGAGCAGTTGGTTCTCACAAGGCTGTCCCAAGTGTGTCAAAATTGTTTTCATCAAGGAATATACagtcatggggaaaaaaaaatacttcaccTTGCTTTCAtcaattttttgtttactttaatgCCTGGTGCCACTAAAGTGGTTTTGTGTGACTGACAGAATAGAAAACATGGACTGCCTGAAAGCCCTGCTCTTGgtcatgtgatgcatttgctATTAGTTAGCTATTAGCTATTAGTTATTAGCTATTATTCTAGCCTATCTACCTGTacttccagtgtttcctcatgggggCGCCTCCGCCCTGCAAGGGTTGGCTGGCCTCATGGGAAGGTCATCCTGGAGGCTCCTGAGGCCCGGGGAGACTTGGGGGCGCTGTACTATGCGTAGGGCCTACTACTGCATCGGGGTCTCTGGGATGGCGACGCTCCCTGTGGTTGTGGGCtgtcatccctctcagtgtggatgagaTCCCCTTGGGTGCTTTTCCTCACTTGGTTTCTTTGGCCCAgcacatttttttcaacatttgtttTGCACAGCACTTTTgagttgctttttaaaaaaaaaagtgctatataagtaaagtttgatttgattggaGTTCCTCCCTATAACAAGTAAACAAAATTCTCCCAAACAAGTGTAGCGCAAACATAAATGAGTAAGTCTTAAGTCagatttttacaattatgcaaACAAATCTGTGCTTTTCTCACTTCAACTTTTCATATTTCATGAAATGTGACTGGTCTTTGCTCGTGTGTCCAGGTTCTTCTGCCCTCCCCCGTGTGTGTACCTGATGGGCAGCGGctggaagaaaaagaaggaacaGATGGAGCGGGACGGCTGCTCCGAGCAGGAGTCGCAGCCATGCGCCTTCATCGGCATCGGCAACAGCGACCAGGAAATGCAGCAGCTTAACTTAGAGGGGAAGGTAAGACAGGCACCTACCCCAttgcagtggtaccttgactttggGATGTCGCTTGCGAGCTGGGACGGATAGAAAAAGTTAGCTAGCAGCTTGGTCATGGAATAAATTAAACTCGCAAGTCAAGGTACAACTGTACATTTCCCATGTTCCACTCTCATGTGATTCACCTCGTCCTCATCCATGTCCCATCCCCAGAACTATTGCACAGCCAAAACCTTGTACATATCGGACTCCGACAAGAGAAAGCACTTCATGTTGTCTGTCAAGATGTTCTACAGCAACAGCACCGACATTGGTGTCTTCCTCAGCAAGAGGATCAAGGTCATCTCCAAGCCCTCCAAAAAGAAACAGTCCCTGAAAAACGCAGACTGTAAGTAGCACACCTACTTAGTTATGTCACAAGCAGGGCACCTGCAGTGTTCACAGACTGTTTTCTCCACGCTTATCTCACTGCTAACACAGCTGCTGTGGAACAAGGGTGTCGCTTCGGCTGGGGGTCATGATGTAACCCAGAGGTTGGCAAATTATGCGCTCATGGGCCACTTTTGATTTTGAAAAGGGACATATGGACCAGGTCATTTTGtagatttgattaaaaaaatgtatgcatgtgcaaaataatatatattattaatttatattatgTTATAATTAGTGATGCAATTATTTAATAGAAGACAGCATCTTTAatcctattttattattaaaaaaattgttatttttatttaattaattaaacaccaATTATTGAATACAAGTGTAAGTGTTATATAAAtatcttgtttattttaataataaaataattaatttttatttgattatgtaTTGCGGTTTTTGTAGTCGATAAAATGATAATGAATTAACGTATTATGTGTATTGTATGCAAAATGGTTTTTAGTAATACAAAGTAATCACGAAGcacataataaaatattaaatgtatatatGAAATAGATGTagcaatttattattaattaatttaattttaattaatttaataaggtGAACAAAGTCTTAAATGTTACATTTATATGCAAAAGTGTTttggtataattttttttacattttattttttaataattactcagcatttaataaaatgtttttgtaaattgAAAACGTCCATCTTtaacttttaattttaattaattgattgattgaaaaatacaatataaaactGTTTAGATGAAGTAATAATTTAacctaataaaatgtgtttgttattTCAACTACTCAACTTTTGATAAAATACACTGGAGTAAATGTATATGTAAAATCCATCGCTCAACCTCTCACGACCCGCGGTAGGTGACGTGAACTCAGGAAAGTCTTGGTGGgggttattcttcttcttcaactcTCTTTTGACGGTTGTCTTGGTGTTTGATTGTCAGTTTTACTAGTCCCATTTCAATGTGTAAAAATGAGGTGCAAATGCTAAATTTGACCTGCAGACGGTGATGCAAAACCCAGCTTTTTatagaaatgtttgttttgcgcAAGTAATTCATTCTCATGTTTTAAGTTTTGTAATTCATGATTATTGTCATTCTAACTAATTAATTAGCTGTAAAACATTTCACTGTATTTTACTGAGCTATTTCTTTAATGTGATGATTGTGATTAATGAATAGATAGGTCTGTTCATTTTACTCATACTCTTTTTCTCTAGTATGTATCGCGTCGGGCACCAAGGTGGCGCTGTTCAATCGCCTACGCTCCCAAACAGTCAGTACACGTTATCTCCACGTAGAGGGGGGCAACTTCCACGCCAGCTCCCAGCAGTGGGGAGCCTTCTACATCCACTTGTGTAAGACCCCCACCACCAAAAGCCCACGCACAGTGCCGTATTGAAAATGGAGCGCCCGTTTTTGTGTTTCAGTGGATGACGAGGAGTCGGAGGGGGAAGAGTTCACTGTGAGAGACGGTTACATCCACTACGGCCAGACGGTCAAGCTCGTGTGTTCGGTCACCGGCATGGCATTGCCCAGGCTGGTACGTGAGAAAGCCGCACCTTTCACGGCTTCCTTTCCTTCACCCTCCTTGACTCTCTCTCGCGCCTCTCATCAGATCATTCGTAAGGTGGACAAGCAGACTGCATTGCTGGACGCCGACGACCCGGTGTCCCAGCTCCACAAGTGTGCCTTCTACCTGAAGGACACCGAGCGCATGTACCTGTGCCTCTCGCAAGAAAGGATCATCCAGTTTCAAGTGGGTTTGCCCGAGCGAACTATTTTATTACATCTCATGTTTATTTGCTTAGGGACAAATGCCATAACAGACGAATGAAAAACAATCTCCATCACATCatttttagctaatgctaatttccaaTGCTTGTCCTTTGGAGAACTTTTAGACAAACACGCAAAAAccagcatttaaaacaataatcatattagaaaaaacactttttttaacaCACCCTGTGTAATTAAGGATACCCCCCCCATCACGATTTTACCTAAAAACATGTATACTCAGGTACAAtaaaagtggttaaaatgtccTGTTAATTGCCTCATCTTGTCTAACGCCGTCCCTTCTTCCAGGCCACACCGTGCCCAAAGGAACCAAACAAGGAGATGATCAACGACGGCGCCTCCTGGACAATCATCAGCACGGACAAGGCCGAGTACACTTTCTACGAGGGCATGGGCCCCGTCCAGTCGCCTGTCACCCCTGTGCCTGTGGTCGAGAGCCTACAGGTTATTTTGATTGACACGCTCCTGTCGAACATATATTAGTCAAGATCACTTCACGTAGCATACTTGGTTCATAACAATTACTCAGTTTGTATAAGTGCCATCTTAGAGTGTTATAgaaagaacacaaaaataatgaaacgAGCATTTCATGTTTGTCTGCATGCAGCTCAACGGCGGTGGAGATGTCGCCATGCTGGAGCTAACGGGACAGAATTTCACCCCGAATCTGCGAGTTTGGTTCGGAGACGTTGAGGCCGAGACAATGTACAGGTGCGCCTTTGCAACATCATtccatccaatttttttttcttcataaattCCAGGCACACACAATAAATATTTGTGATATTTCGACCATGTTGACTTTTCCACATGctttaaactaggggtgttcCGATAGGTTGATCCATGAGTGACATCAGCCAATACTGATTCTCATACTGATCACTGcacatttttccattttagaGCTGCTCACGAACCAGTCtattaaaaatcaattcatctgtcaattatatttttgtttaattaattatattcaAATGTCTATCCCTTTATTACACACAAACAGGACAATATATAAAATTGGcattgcagaaaatgcacaaataaaatatgattcagttactggtttgatCTATAATGTTCTGTGTTACGGAAAAGGGGACGGCGCAACAGGCTGGTCTCTAATTGGCTGCAGGTTGCAAATTATGATCACTTTTGTGATTGCCATTCGGCAATGAAAGGATCAATTGGAGTACCGGTAAGTTTAAACTTATTAAACACACATTTAAACACAGTGAAATTCGGTATGTGTGCCAGCAGCCAATTAGAGAGAATTAACTGACCGCCAAaccgtttaataacgattagtaaaatcacgatgtatgccgccatgaaTGTTAAATAATGTCAACTacaggtttttatttattttatttttttaaacttaatggGAAGTataacgtctaagtgcagcgctgcctggtcagtgggttgtggaatcaaaaacacccactaactatggccctCAGGGAGACGTTCTAGGTGCCTTAAAACCAGGACTAGTAGGTACATAGACAGTTTTTTCCCCGAGTGTAGTAACTCTTTTAAACAGCCATAAGTAGTATTTTTAACTAATGGGTGctcttagtatttatttattaaatttgtgtttgtgtttgtgtaaggTTTTAATGGTGGTTTGAAAGATACatccctgactttttttttattgtcttgtCTACAGGTGTGCGGAGAGCATGCTCTGCGTAGTGCCTGACATTTCGGCCTTCCGCGAGGGCTGGCGTTGGGTGCGGCAGCCCGTCCAGGTGCCCGTCACCCTGGTAAGGGAGGACGGCCTCATCTACTCCACCTCGCTGACCTTCACCTACACGCCGGAGCCCGGGCCGCGGCCGCACTGCAACGCCGCCGGCGCCATCCTGCGGGCCAGCAATTCGGGCCTGCTGAGCAACAGCGGCGGGCCGGAGACGGCTGCCGGCGTCTACGGCCCCGGGACGGGCGTCACGTCCTCGtcggctgccgccgccgccgccgtggtCTCCTAACGCTCAATCCACAAGCGAAGTTACCGCAAGGTAGAGAACAGTTTGgaataattcaacaaaaacacacataaaaaaaagttctgCGTTTCAATTAAGGCTAAATGGTGAAATGACAAATGTTCGGGACAAAGGAAGAAACGCGGGGGGAAATCTGAAGGAGTGATGTCACAGAGCCGCCCCGTAACAGGACAGGGCGGAACGTGCTCTCCCCTCGCCTGCCTGTTCGGCGCCGGTCCTGTTGGTTGAGAACGCGGCCGGTTCCCGATCCCCGGTTTCCTGCTCCCGGTTTTTGCACTGCCCTCCAAACGCTTCCCAATCCCAAGTATTCCTGTTGCGTTAGCTGCGCTTTGGGGATGTCTGTCGGAGGCGGCGCCAGGACGCAAAAGGGACACGCAAGTGTGACGTTAACGTAGTTTTAATGGACCAAGGAATTTGTATAAGCTTTAGCAAAGGTACACTTTTCTCCATACCTTTATGAAACATATTGTACACTTTTGTTACCAAATAGTTTGTATTCCTCCTATCAAGTTGTGCTCCCCAAACTCCTGCCCTTATTTTTCCCTCTTCTGTTAGAGGGGTAGAATCTAAAAgtgaatatgtgtgtgtgtgagtgggtgTGTGTCTGTATGTGTGTCAGGGGAACCACCTCAGAGGGCCTATTTTTTAATCTCATtggtttttatgaagtctttaaAAGAAAAGCTTTAAGCAACGCCTCTGCCTTGCCTGCAATACGTGCGCCATGTCTCCTTTTTGGAACCCCACTCATGACTggagcgtttttgttttttatttttttttcatggacaaaaacaaaaaggacatACTTGCAAAGCTAGTCGCGCAAGTCGGGAAAGACAGATCGCAAGAGAGAGCCTTAGTACTGTGCAAGAGAACTGTGTGTGTATACAGTCCATATCATATGTGTCCGTGGATCACGTGGACGCGTCTTCCAAGTGAgcttcacaacaacaacaaaagacacTTTTTCAATTCAATGTGGCCTTACTGATGAGTTcagttacaacaacaacaaaaaaacgcttccGCTCACTATCATGTCCAATTTCTCCGCCGGTACTGTCACACGAGAGCcttctttttctaaaaaaaactccaagtGTGGTTGCACTCACGGAGCACATCAAGGCCTTCTTTGTGTGTTATTCAAGCTTTCCTAACAGCAATATTGTACAGCACTACGAACGAGTTCACCAGCCAGCCAGTATATACCGCACGCGTGCgtctttaaaaaggaaaatccaGTTGGACTCACTCCATTCACTCTCCAAACAGTCCAAAAGGAAGTGAAAGCAGGCAATACGTGTGACCTTTACAGTACGACTGTAAACTTGAATGTGTGCTGAATGAAGTGCACCAATAagtaggaacaaaaaaaaaaaaaagataactacAAATTAAGTTATGCCACCCTCATCCGCCTGTTTAACATGAAATGttgtatattttaatattttaaattattggTACAAAGTTTCCCCATcttatgtcaaaaaaaaaagtgcattattGCCTGTGCTGCCTCTGTTGGCCTGGGATTTTTATTgtcattcttgttattttcagTCAAATGCCACTTCTTGTATGGATTTGTTGAGCAACAAAGTGGAGTGTAGCAATTCAAATACCCTTTACCAGCCAGGTCCGGCCCTCTACCGCCtcctgtgatgtttttttttttttttttggctttgtttACATGTTGACCCTCATCTTCCTTCTCCTCATCTCGCGCCTCGTCAGAATACACCGGGCTCGAACCGTGAGCCTTTCTTTGTATAAAGGGACTTCGCCGAGGGCTGCAAAAACATGTTACACGCCTTCTTATCATGagcccttttttgtttttttccactcttCTGGAAGCAGCtgtgtttttttaacagttatAACGAGCGCCGAACAATGTATGTAAGCTCTTAAAAATGCCAAATGTCTGAtcgtgtaggttttttttttcatgcactgCACAGTGAGAGGCAGCTTtaagacattttgtttaaaaaaaggtaGCTCTCAGCCTTACTTTTCAAGATTATTTTTGAgtgctaacttttttttcctttctctcaCTATTTACGCCCCTTATTTAATATCACTGTCACTGTCCTTTGCTCACTCACTGTATCTGTGTGTTATTCTTGTACTGGTCATTGTGGTAGTATACTCAGTGCTCAAAAGGGTAGAAACCTGTGCTGTTTGTAACATTTAGCAATAGCATCAAAAACAAggggatgcattttttttgtcatttttatttttcggaATAGCATAGTTTTTGTACATATCGCAGCTCTGGATCATGCTCAAATCtgtatgtcatttaaaaaaaaacatggggggaaaatggcataaaaatgataattaaaaaaaagtgatataaagtttgtcattgtattttttttttttttttgtaacaaaaaatcTTTCCACCCAAGAATGTCTCTTAAGGTTTCACATT is a genomic window containing:
- the rbpjb gene encoding recombination signal binding protein for immunoglobulin kappa J region b isoform X2 — encoded protein: MIFVKFGERPQPQRLTREAMRNYLKERGDQTVMILHAKVAQKSYGNEKRFFCPPPCVYLMGSGWKKKKEQMERDGCSEQESQPCAFIGIGNSDQEMQQLNLEGKNYCTAKTLYISDSDKRKHFMLSVKMFYSNSTDIGVFLSKRIKVISKPSKKKQSLKNADLCIASGTKVALFNRLRSQTVSTRYLHVEGGNFHASSQQWGAFYIHLLDDEESEGEEFTVRDGYIHYGQTVKLVCSVTGMALPRLIIRKVDKQTALLDADDPVSQLHKCAFYLKDTERMYLCLSQERIIQFQATPCPKEPNKEMINDGASWTIISTDKAEYTFYEGMGPVQSPVTPVPVVESLQLNGGGDVAMLELTGQNFTPNLRVWFGDVEAETMYRCAESMLCVVPDISAFREGWRWVRQPVQVPVTLVREDGLIYSTSLTFTYTPEPGPRPHCNAAGAILRASNSGLLSNSGGPETAAGVYGPGTGVTSSSAAAAAAVVS
- the rbpjb gene encoding recombination signal binding protein for immunoglobulin kappa J region b isoform X1, producing the protein MAPVVTGKFGERPQPQRLTREAMRNYLKERGDQTVMILHAKVAQKSYGNEKRFFCPPPCVYLMGSGWKKKKEQMERDGCSEQESQPCAFIGIGNSDQEMQQLNLEGKNYCTAKTLYISDSDKRKHFMLSVKMFYSNSTDIGVFLSKRIKVISKPSKKKQSLKNADLCIASGTKVALFNRLRSQTVSTRYLHVEGGNFHASSQQWGAFYIHLLDDEESEGEEFTVRDGYIHYGQTVKLVCSVTGMALPRLIIRKVDKQTALLDADDPVSQLHKCAFYLKDTERMYLCLSQERIIQFQATPCPKEPNKEMINDGASWTIISTDKAEYTFYEGMGPVQSPVTPVPVVESLQLNGGGDVAMLELTGQNFTPNLRVWFGDVEAETMYRCAESMLCVVPDISAFREGWRWVRQPVQVPVTLVREDGLIYSTSLTFTYTPEPGPRPHCNAAGAILRASNSGLLSNSGGPETAAGVYGPGTGVTSSSAAAAAAVVS
- the rbpjb gene encoding recombination signal binding protein for immunoglobulin kappa J region b isoform X3; this encodes MRNYLKERGDQTVMILHAKVAQKSYGNEKRFFCPPPCVYLMGSGWKKKKEQMERDGCSEQESQPCAFIGIGNSDQEMQQLNLEGKNYCTAKTLYISDSDKRKHFMLSVKMFYSNSTDIGVFLSKRIKVISKPSKKKQSLKNADLCIASGTKVALFNRLRSQTVSTRYLHVEGGNFHASSQQWGAFYIHLLDDEESEGEEFTVRDGYIHYGQTVKLVCSVTGMALPRLIIRKVDKQTALLDADDPVSQLHKCAFYLKDTERMYLCLSQERIIQFQATPCPKEPNKEMINDGASWTIISTDKAEYTFYEGMGPVQSPVTPVPVVESLQLNGGGDVAMLELTGQNFTPNLRVWFGDVEAETMYRCAESMLCVVPDISAFREGWRWVRQPVQVPVTLVREDGLIYSTSLTFTYTPEPGPRPHCNAAGAILRASNSGLLSNSGGPETAAGVYGPGTGVTSSSAAAAAAVVS